From the genome of Triticum aestivum cultivar Chinese Spring chromosome 3B, IWGSC CS RefSeq v2.1, whole genome shotgun sequence, one region includes:
- the LOC123070755 gene encoding RGG repeats nuclear RNA binding protein A, whose amino-acid sequence MTSLNQFDLLGDVDNDDPSQLLAAAAAAAAKKAQANKTEAAPAGKAAQTAAAAKLPTKSAPPAQAGRDARSGGPPSRGGFGRGEPGRGRGGGRYGQNRDFGSENTNGYQGGYGGVGSGDGAVTGGGDGERGPRPYRGGGGRRGGYRNGEFGDDSERPPRRNYERHSGTGRGQGMKRDGAGRGNWGSSTDEGLAQETDEALKIEDNAPIAEKQGEQDDAPPTTVENKDHKDGAAKEEEENEEDKEMTLEEFEKIREEQRKALLALKTEERKVEVDKDLQSLQPLSTKKANDEVFIKLGSDKEKKKESTERDERAKKSLSINEFLKPAEGERYYGGRGRGRGRGEGRGDRGGFRGGFGGGYQRGQAAAPSIEDQSQFPTLGGK is encoded by the exons atgacgTCCCTCAACCAGTTCGATCTCCTTGGAGACGTCGACAACGACGACCCCTCGCAGCTGCTTgctgcggcggcggccgcggcggcgaagaaggccCAGGCGAATAAGACGGAGGCAGCGCCTGCTGGAAAGGCGGCCCAGACTGCGGCGGCGGCCAAGTTGCCGACAAAATCTGCTCCCCCGGCGCAGGCTG GGAGGGATGCGAGGAGCGGAGGCCCACCATCACGTGGAGGATTTGGCCGTGGTGAACCTGGCCGCGGCAGAGGTGGCGGCCGATACGGCCAGAACCGTGACTTTGGCAGTGAGAACACGAATGGCTACCAGGGAGGTTATGGTGGGGTAGGTTCTGGAGATGGCGCTGTAACTGGAGGCGGGGATGGGGAGAGAGGCCCTCGACCATACCGTGGAGGCGGTGGTAGACGTGGTGGTTACCGCAACGGTGAGTTTGGTGATGACTCTGAGAGACCACCTCGGAGAAACTATGAGCGCCACAGCGGGACTGGTCGTGGCCAAGGGATGAAACGCGATGGTGCAGGTCGTGGAAACTGGGGATCTTCCACTGATGAAGGTCTTGCACA GGAAACTGATGAAGCTCTTAAAATTGAGGACAATGCTCCCATCGCTGAGAAGCAGGGTGAGCAGGATGATGCTCCTCCAACAACAGTGGAGAACAAAGACCACAAGGATGGTGCTgcaaaggaggaggaagagaaTGAAGAGGATAAG GAGATGACTCTAGAGGAGTTCGAGAAAATAAGGGAGGAACAGCGGAAAGCACTACTAGCATTGAAGACTGAAGAAAGAAAGGTTGAAGTTGACAAGGACCTGCAGTCTCTGCAGCCACTGTCTACCAAGAAAGCCAATGATGAGGTTTTCATTAAATTG GGTTCtgacaaggagaagaagaaggaaagtaCTGAGCGTGATGAACGTGCCAAGAAG TCTCTTAGCATCAACGAGTTCCTCAAGCCTGCCGAGGGAGAACGGTACTACGGTGGCCGTGGTCGTGGAAGGGGCCGCGGTGAGGGCCGTGGAGACCGCGGCGGTTTCAGGGGCGGGTTCGGAGGAGGATACCAGCGCGGGCAGGCGGCCGCGCCATCCATCGAAGATCAGTCACAGTTCCCGACCCTGGGCGGGAAGTGA